A genomic window from Diorhabda sublineata isolate icDioSubl1.1 chromosome 8, icDioSubl1.1, whole genome shotgun sequence includes:
- the LOC130448444 gene encoding uncharacterized protein LOC130448444 translates to MSPRTLVTSLKLLCLKIISNKLIYALSDDEGKNYEIVSNYLTPTTFEVLQDLLKIILDSVNLDASIRFSCIEILLREDVRKLDTGMFPQFYYDKILRVITERGQGLQHLNLKGVWVRDFPDLLSQLVRSLKGLKSLFIPHMANDDVIEAILTLEHLRVLDISGEACFTGDGVKHLRSNTLQMLSIGYFGKLNICETEENSGIQLISHLLKNLPNLISLRTYSYTGRAVSLLHSEFPDYKTNLKYLHDTGTSKGIMESMLNLCPDLENLHLDGAECGVLEKLGKLRKLNTLKLTKCDVVEFLTFLRQSGSQLHTLKLNHNKNTSLDLSEICLLAPNLQTLECYHMKLTHTNLDTYFMSLVNVEFSYCEVSDDVIRFVFTNSPFLRKISVGSVIKMTDGDMFRLCAECDLINLEELWFSCAMWLTSTTVELLMGHCPKLKVIGHMDGWDVSQEDIEYLRAVVICTNTDLTLFPANDL, encoded by the exons ATGTCTCCCAGAACTTTAGTAACGTCCCTGAAACTTCTCTGCCTGAAAATTATCTCAAACAAACTTATCTACGCCCTCTCCGACGACGAGGGAAAGAACTACGAAATAGTCTCTAATTACTTAACACCGACCACTTTCGAAGTTCTGCAGGATTTGctaaaaataattctcgattcCGTGAATTTGGATGCAAGTATTCGGTTCAGTTGTATCGAAATATTACTCAGGGAGGATGTTAGAAAATTGGATACGGGGATGTTTCCCCAATTCTACTACGACAAAATTCTCAGAGTGATTACTGAACGTGGACAGGGTTTGCAGCATCTCAATTTGAAGGGCGTTTGGGTGAGGGATTTTCCGGATTTATTAAGTCAACTTGTGAGAAGTTTGAAAGGTTTGAAGAGTTTGTTTATCCCCCATATGGCGAATGACGATGTCATTGAAGCAATATTGACGTTGGAACATTTGAGGGTATTAGACATTAGTGGGGAAGCTTGTTTTACAG gcGATGGTGTGAAGCATCTTAGAAGCAACACGTTGCAGATGTTGAGCATAGGTTATTTTGGAAAGTTGAATATCTGCGAAACCGAAGAAAATAGCGGAATCCAATTGATCTCGcacttattaaaaaatttaccaaATCTAATATCACTAAGAACGTATTCTTATACCGGCAGAGCAGTCTCATTACTTCACAGCGAATTCCCCGATTACAAAACTAACTTAAAGTATCTTCACGACACCGGAACTTCCAAAGGCATAATGGAGAGCATGTTAAATTTGTGTCCCGACTTGGAAAACTTACATTTGGACGGAGCCGAGTGTGGTGTCCTCGAAAAACTAGGGAAATTAAGGAAACTCAATACTTTGAAACTAACTAAATGCGACGTAGTTGAATTTCTGACGTTTCTCAGACAGTCCGGATCTCAATTGCACACCCTTAaattaaatcataataaaaatacgtCTCTTGATCTTTCGGAAATTTGTCTTTTAGCTCCCAATTTACAAACTTTAGAGTGCTATCATATGAAACTAACTCATACTAATTTAGACACGTATTTCATGTCTTTAGTGAATGTGGAATTCTCTTATTGTGAAGTGTCTGATGATGTTATTAGATTTGTTTTCACAAATTCGCCGTTTCTTAGAAAGATTTCAGTTGGTTCGGTTATAAAGATGACTGATGGTGATATGTTCAGATTATGCGCTGAATGCGATCTAATCAACTTAGAAGAACTGTGGTTTTCTTGTGCAATGTGGCTGACCTCTACCACCGTGGAATTATTAATGGGACATTGTCCTAAATTGAAAGTTATAGGGCACATGGACGGATGGGATGTTTCACAAGAAGATATCGAGTATTTAAGAGCTGTAGTTATTTGTACAAATACCGATTTGACTTTATTTCCAGCAAATGATTTGTAG
- the LOC130447446 gene encoding uncharacterized protein LOC130447446, which produces MSPKKLIISLQQKCLKIVYNKLYYAIDDEDPNAYLAIRKCLPRNSLLDLLKRLSHAENLDRYTRFNCLQLLLREGSRELDTGIFPRIYYDKILKVILDRGQRLQHLNFKGVWIRDFPDLLSKVIRNSPGLKTLIIPQMANNEVLEAISTLEYLTVLDISGESYFTVNGIKKLNNKTLQVLDLGYAGDSCFCQEDELEEPELEEEEGSEDEENEEEELNEFEDGTEERDFQLLAEIIENLPALISLKTYSFTGNAISVLKGMNPNYKTNLKFLHDSNTSVDIMDSVVSLCPDLEDIHLEEAESDVLEDLYKLSKLNTLQLTKCYIDEFLFSLDIFGGQLQVLKLNNMTDTHLDLSDLCISAPNLHTIELYQMKLAFTNKDNYFGNLNNMDFSYCETTSDTMLSVLRNSPSLKVFRVLECLVNLSDKDIFDLCSERKLESLEKLWFSSAGTLTAASVEMLMESCPNLVQIGELDGWDVTKEDMVDLRAVIKATNIDLKITPR; this is translated from the exons ATGTCTCCTAAAAAGTTAATTATATCGTTACAACAAAAGtgtttgaaaattgtttacaaCAAACTCTATTACGCAATAGACGACGAAGATCCGAACGCTTATTTGGCTATAAGAAAATGCCTGCCGAGAAATTCGTTACTAGATTTATTAAAAAGACTATCACACGCAGAAAATCTTGATAGATATACACGTTTCAATTGTCTCCAATTATTGTTACGAGAAGGATCTAGGGAATTGGATACAGGAATATTCCCTAGAATCTATTACGATAAAATTCTCAAAGTAATACTCGATCGAGGTCAGAGATTACAGCATTTAAATTTCAAAGGTGTTTGGATTAGAGATTTTCCCGATCTACTCAGTAAGGTTATAAGAAATTCTCCGGGTTTAAAAACCCTTATTATACCACAAATGGCTAATAATGAAGTATTAGAAGCTATAAGTACGTTGGAATATTTAACTGTTTTGGATATAAGTGGAGAAAGTTATTTTACAG TTAAtggaataaagaaattgaacaataaGACACTACAAGTCCTCGATCTTGGATACGCTGGAGACAGTTGCTTCTGTCAAGAAGACGAATTAGAAGAACCggaattagaagaagaagaaggatcTGAAGACGAAGAAAACGAAGAGGAAGAATTAAACGAATTCGAAGACGGTACGGAAGAGAGAGATTTTCAATTGTTAgcagaaataatagaaaatttgcCAGCTTTGATATCATTAAAGACCTATTCCTTCACAGGTAATGCGATATCTGTACTAAAAGGAATGAATCCtaattataaaactaatttaaaattctTACATGATTCAAATACGTCAGTTGATATTATGGACAGCGTTGTTAGCTTATGTCCGGATTTGGAAGATATACATTTAGAAGAAGCCGAAAGTGATGTCCTAGaagatttatataaattgagtAAATTGAATACTTTACAATTAACCAAATGCTACATCGATGAATTTTTATTCTCTCTAGATATATTTGGAGGACAGTTGCAAGTGTTGAAGCTGAACAATATGACAGATACTCATCTAGATTTATCTGATCTATGTATTTCAGCTCCCAATTTACACACGATCGAACTTTATCAAATGAAACTCGCTTTCacaaataaagataattatttcGGCAATTTAAATAACATGGATTTCAGTTATTGCGAAACAACTAGTGATACTATGTTATCGGTTTTGCGGAATTCTCCTTCCCTGAAAGTATTTAGAGTTCTCGAGTGTTTAGTAAATTTATCGGataaagatatttttgatttatgcTCTGAAAGGAAATTGGAGAGCTTGGAAAAATTATGGTTCTCGTCTGCCGGAACACTCACCGCTGCTAGCGTGGAGATGTTGATGGAAAGTTGTCCGAATTTAGTCCAAATTGGAGAGTTAGATGGATGGGACGTTACCAAAGAAGATATGGTAGATTTGAGAGCTGTTATCAAAGCTACcaatattgatttgaaaattactcCGAGGTAA
- the LOC130447860 gene encoding peroxidase-like has translation MGDERVNQNLDLALMHTYWTRYHNKIASEMAGIYPEWDDEQLFQETRRILIAIYQKIMFYDVFPWILGCDNICEHGLVYSSLSQIDDYNNTCKPNILSEFVHAASKGLHAMVLRKLEYFNEKRNAFKDISMKDSFYRPYSIEEESNFDALSIGQTTQNPNHQGPNFENDMTNFTYTDVLKYVLDLPAQDIWRSRWAGTPSYNDIRSECGLIRATDFDEFRDAIDPQNIEKLKSVYRNVDDVDLYVGGLLERNYPGAKVGTTFFWIFIQQLLRFRQCDRFWYEHPEAGFTKIQLKIIKGVTLSSIMCETG, from the exons ATGG GTGACGAGCGAGTGAATCAAAATCTAGATCTAGCACTAATGCACACGTACTGGACAAGATACCATAATAAAATTGCGAGTGAAATGGCCGGAATATATCCCGAATGGGATGACGAACAGCTTTTCCAGGAAACTAGAAGGATATTGATCgcgatttatcaaaaaatcatgttttaCGATGTTTTCCCATGGATTTTAGGTTGTGACAACATATGCGAACATGGTTTGGTATATTCTTCTTTGTCACAAATAGACGATTACAACAATACTTGTAAACCAAATATCTTGAGCGAGTTCGTACATGCAGCTTCTAAAGGGCTCCATGCTATGGTCCTAAGAAAATTGGA ATATTTTAATGAGAAAAGAAATGCTTTTAAAGATATTTCAATGAAAGATTCTTTCTATCGACCATATTCTATCGAAGAAGAATCAAATTTCGATGCACTGTCGATTGGACAAACTACGCAAAATCCGAATCATCAAGGCCCTAATTTCGAAAATGAT aTGACAAATTTTACATACACGGATGTATTGAAATATGTGTTGGACCTTCCAGCGCAGGATATTTGGAGATCAAGATGGGCAGGTACTCCGTCTTATAACGATATAAGATCTGAATGTGGTTTGATCAGAGCAACTGATTTCGATGAATTTAGGGACGCGATTGATCCACAG AATATAGAAAAACTGAAGTCGGTATATCGGAATGTCGATGATGTAGATTTGTACGTCGGTGGACTTTTGGAAAGAAACTATCCGGGGGCAAAAGTCGGTACAACTTTTTTTTGGATCTTTATACAACAATTACTGCGTTTCCGACAATGCGATCGGTTCTGGTACGAGCATCCCGAAGCGGGATTCACGAAAAtacagttgaaaataattaaaggGGTGACTTTATCTAGTATTATGTGCGAAACTGGT
- the LOC130447459 gene encoding peroxidase-like, which yields MMFLWQACVFITYTIVEANHECGYQNARCYQNNIYARSVDGSCNNIDHPNWGTQFSVYDRLVPAKYGRKFALAHSKNGKPLPSARLISTTLFLDETSPDPDLTISAVQYGQLVAHDLSEAFIVGDPLSCCTSTFQEKDHMPSNCIPIKIPHDDPNYSIINATCLSMMRSQTNQERGCSLYLQNISQISGVTAFLDLSNVYGNTEEESRSYRAQKNGLLQLNVRNHREWLPEANDKELMCPFLPKGERCYQTGDDRANQHLNLVILHTLWPREHNRLARELSRINPHWNDEKLFNIARSIAIAEHQYLTYYELLPLWTSRKQLLQLGIISDCDNFINDYDGNMRPHIYNEFAHGAFRHFHSMIPGTLQLADSSGCPYRTLVQRDYMFRPNCLERSDIFDSLLRGMTTQPSLTPDAFTDPELTNFFFAMTYKFGFDMKALDVQRARDHGLGSYNDLREFCGLGRVQNFNQLLDVMDITSVEKLGHIYDYVDDIELIVAGSLEKQVPGTLLGPTFLCIFYEQFYRTRKSDRFFFENTHSGLTRLQLEEIKKFSFSRFICDNGNNVTHMQKNGFLQVSSSNLRLPCHQIPRVNLNLWKENHQEIIAKRNSTRKI from the exons ATGATGTTTTTATGGCAGGCTTGTGTTTTTATTACATACACTATTGTTGAAGCAAATCACGAATGCGGTTATCAGAATGCACGTTGTTATCAAAACAATATTTACGCTAGATCTGTTGACGGATCTTGTAATAATATAGATCATCCCAATTGGGGAACCCAATTTTCTGTCTACGATAGATTAGTACCAGCAAAATACGGAAGAA AATTTGCATTGGCGCACTCAAAAAATGGTAAACCGTTACCTAGCGCTAGGTTAATATCGACTACTCTTTTCCTGGACGAAACTTCTCCAGATCCGGATTTAACGATTAGTGCTGTTCAGTATGGTCAATTGGTAGCACACGATTTGAGCGAGGCTTTCATAG TTGGAGATCCGTTATCATGTTGTACTTCAACATTTCAAGAAAAGGATCATATGCCGAGTAATTGTATACCTATTAAAATTCCTCATGATGATCCCAATTATTCGATAATAAATGCAACTTGTTTATCAATGATGAGATCTCAAACCAATCAGGAGCGTGGATGTTCTCTTTATCTACAAAACATTTCACAG ATATCAGGAGTTACTGCTTTCTTGGATTTATCGAATGTATATGGTAATACCGAGGAAGAATCTCGGAGTTATAGAGCTCAAAAAAACGGATTGCTTCAACTTAACGTCCGAAATCATAGGGAATGGTTACCAGAAGCCAATGACAAAGAATTAATGTGTCCTTTTCTACCTAAGGGCGAAAGATGTTATCAAACAG gtGATGATAGAGCGAATCAACATCTCAATCTCGTGATACTACATACATTATGGCCAAGAGAACACAACAGATTAGCGCGAGAACTTTCTAGAATAAACCCACATTGGAACGATGAGAAACTTTTTAATATAGCAAGAAGTATTGCTATAGCAGAACATCAATATTTAACCTATTATGAGCTTTTACCATTATGGACTTCAAGGAAGCAGCTACTTCAACTTGGAATTATCTCCGATTGTGATAATTTCATCAACGATTATGATGGAAATATGAGACCGCATATTTATAACGAGTTTGCCCATGGGGCTTTCAGGCATTTTCACTCTATGATACCCGGTACATTACA GCTCGCAGATTCGTCTGGGTGTCCTTATAGAACATTGGTTCAGAGAGATTATATGTTTAGACCAAATTGTTTAGAAAGAAGCGATATATTCGATTCTTTGTTACGAGGTATGACCACGCAACCATCTCTAACTCCCGATGCATTTACCGATCCCGAA CTTACCAATTTCTTTTTTGCGATGACATACAAATTTGGTTTCGATATGAAGGCGCTAGATGTGCAAAGAGCACGAGATCATGGTTTGGGTTCATACAATGATTTACGAGAATTTTGCGGCTTGGGACGAGTACAGAACTTCAATCAACTGTTAGACGTTATGGACATCACa TCAGTGGAAAAACTCGGTCATATATATGATTACGTAGACGATATAGAATTAATAGTGGCTGGATCTTTGGAAAAGCAAGTTCCTGGTACTTTACTAGGACCGAcatttttgtgtatattttacGAACAGTTTTACAGAACTAGAAAATCCGAtagatttttctttgaaaatactCATAGCGGATTAACGCGTCTTCAATTGGAAgagattaaaaaatttagtttttccCGATTCATATGTGATAACGGTAATAACGTAACACACATGCAAAAGAACGGATTTCTACAAGTTTCTAGCAG taaccTTAGGCTTCCTTGCCATCAGATACCCAGAGTAAATTTGAACTTATGGAAAGAAAATCATCAAGAAATAATTGCCAAGAGGAACAGTACCCggaaaatttga
- the LOC130447460 gene encoding chitotriosidase-1-like — translation MKMKLLPILIPLLSIISIKADCEVGTEVICYWGSWSIYRTGEGLFTSENIDTEICTTIVYSFAGLDSNLELVSLNIDADIDKNGFKNLTDLKKINPCLKVVLAVGGWNEGSMKYSIMAGDEYLRNRFVDNVLAFMAYYEFDGLDLDWEYPTTRKGIPEDGKNLVLLLKELRSKMSPYGLKLSIAVPIDENLIQTGYLVTEIADYVDMVNLMAYDYVASDSKVTGLSSPLSEIKETVSKWLAAGLPSKKLALGIPAYAKNFVLEDPDNHNIGAPVQSIGEAGPYTQEQGLLAYFEVLQILNDWNGIITVKNVDDTNYAFYDNEWFTFDNDSTVRSKVKYALENHLGGIMLWALELDDFKGVHGEAYPLLKAIRDGISDFNH, via the exons ATGAAAATGAAGTTACTACCAATTTTAATACCTCTTCTTTCCATTATATCAATAAAAGCTGATTGTG AAGTTGGTACTGAAGTCATATGTTACTGGGGATCTTGGTCTATATATAGAACAGGAGAAGGATTATTTACATCAGAGAATATAGATACGGAAATATGTACAACTATAGTTTATTCTTTTGCTGGACTTGATTCAAACTTAGAATTGGTTTCTTTGAATATTGATGCTGACATCGATAAAA ATGGATTCAAAAATTTAACCGACTTGAAAAAGATAAACCCTTGTCTGAAAGTCGTTTTAGCTGTAGGAGGATGGAACGAAGGCTCCATGAAATACTCAATA ATGGCTGGTGACGAATATCTACGTAATAGATTCGTCGATAACGTTTTAGCGTTCATGGCTTATTACGAATTTGACGGTCTGGATCTCGATTGGGAATATCCCACAACGCGAAAAGGAATACCAGAAGACGGGAAGAATTTGGTATTGTTATTGAAGGAGCTAAGATCTAAGATGTCACCATATGGATTGAAACTATCCATCGCCGTACctattgatgaaaatttgatacaaaCGGGATACTTAGTCACAGAAATAGCTGA TTACGTTGATATGGTTAATCTCATGGCGTACGATTACGTAGCTTCCGATTCCAAAGTAACTGGACTATCTTCTCCTCTATCTGAAATA aaAGAAACCGTTTCTAAATGGTTAGCTGCTGGTCTTCCTTCTAAGAAACTAGCACTTGGTATTCCAGCATATGCTAAAAATTTCGTGCTGGAAGATCCTGATAACCACAACATTGGTGCACCAGTTCAAAGTATCGGCGAAGCAGGACCATACACGCAAGAACAAGGTTTATTAGCATATTTCGAG gttCTGCAAATACTGAATGACTGGAATGGAATTATCACTGTTAAAAATGTAGACGATACTAACTATGCTTTTTATGATAACGAATGGTTCACTTTTGATAACGACAGTACCGTTCGTAGTAAG GTGAAATATGCGTTGGAAAATCATCTTGGTGGTATAATGTTATGGGCACTAGAGCTGGATGATTTTAAAGGTGTGCATGGTGAAGCGTACCCTTTATTGAAGGCTATACGAGATGGGATTTCTGATTTTAATCATTGA